A genomic stretch from Mycobacterium malmoense includes:
- a CDS encoding SDR family NAD(P)-dependent oxidoreductase has protein sequence MAELRFDDRVAVVTGAGRGLGREYALLLASRGAKVVVNDTGGALTGAGTDPGPAQRVAAEIRAAGGDAVACVESVATPEGGQAIIAAALDHYGRIDILIHNAGNVRRGSLKEMSYRDFDAVIDVHLRGAFHVVRPAFPLMCDAHYGRIVLTSSIGGLYGNHGVASYAAAKAGLVGLSNVVALEGAADGVLCNVIVPSAVTRMAEGLDISAYPPMGPELVAPVVGLLAHETCPVTGEMLIAVAGRVARAMVAETPGVHRPSWSIEDVAEQIDAIRYSAAPLVFPVVPDGHTDHIRYSFETAARKEGAHHG, from the coding sequence ATGGCCGAGCTGAGATTCGACGACCGGGTGGCCGTGGTGACCGGCGCGGGCCGCGGACTGGGACGCGAGTACGCCCTCCTGTTGGCTTCCCGGGGTGCCAAGGTGGTCGTCAACGATACCGGCGGCGCCCTGACCGGCGCCGGCACGGATCCCGGACCGGCGCAACGGGTGGCGGCCGAGATCAGGGCGGCGGGCGGCGACGCGGTCGCCTGCGTCGAGTCGGTCGCGACGCCCGAGGGTGGCCAGGCGATCATCGCGGCGGCGCTGGACCACTACGGGCGGATCGACATCCTCATCCACAACGCCGGGAACGTGCGGCGGGGGTCCTTGAAGGAGATGAGCTACCGGGACTTCGACGCCGTCATCGACGTTCACCTGCGGGGCGCCTTCCACGTGGTGCGTCCGGCGTTCCCGCTCATGTGCGACGCGCACTACGGCCGCATCGTATTGACCTCGTCGATCGGCGGCCTGTACGGCAACCACGGCGTCGCGAGCTATGCCGCCGCCAAGGCGGGCCTGGTGGGCCTGTCCAACGTGGTCGCGCTCGAAGGCGCCGCCGACGGCGTGCTCTGCAACGTCATCGTTCCGTCAGCCGTGACGAGAATGGCCGAAGGCCTGGATATTTCGGCGTATCCGCCGATGGGTCCCGAGCTGGTGGCGCCCGTGGTGGGCCTGTTGGCCCATGAAACCTGCCCGGTGACCGGCGAGATGCTGATCGCCGTCGCCGGCCGGGTGGCCAGGGCCATGGTCGCCGAAACGCCCGGCGTGCACCGCCCGTCGTGGTCCATCGAAGACGTGGCCGAGCAGATCGATGCCATCCGCTATTCCGCTGCGCCACTGGTGTTTCCCGTCGTCCCCGACGGTCATACCGATCACATCCGCTACAGCTTCGAGACCGCCGCACGCAAGGAAGGCGCGCACCATGGTTAG
- a CDS encoding O-methyltransferase — protein sequence MAITLQDPKVATALDRMYAESKNQMSLLRERHGDFERPMTAQERADAMSEFYIPVTPEAGRLLYALVRATRPATVVEFGMSFGISAVHLASAVRDNGSGRVVTTELSATKIAAAKRTFTETGLDDVITVLEGDALSTLAGLDGPVDFVLLDGWKDLYLPVIELLEPRLSTGALVVADNTNAPDSQPYLNRVRNPDNGYVSFNFSVRERDSMEISCRASN from the coding sequence ATGGCCATAACTTTGCAGGACCCCAAGGTCGCGACCGCGCTCGACCGGATGTATGCCGAATCGAAGAACCAGATGTCACTGTTGCGCGAAAGGCACGGTGATTTCGAAAGGCCGATGACCGCGCAGGAGCGCGCCGACGCGATGAGCGAGTTCTACATCCCGGTGACGCCCGAGGCCGGCCGCTTGCTGTATGCGCTGGTGCGGGCGACGCGTCCGGCGACGGTGGTCGAATTCGGGATGTCGTTCGGCATCTCCGCCGTCCATCTGGCGTCAGCCGTGCGCGACAACGGCAGCGGCCGGGTGGTGACGACCGAGCTCAGCGCCACCAAGATCGCCGCCGCGAAGCGGACATTCACCGAGACGGGTTTGGACGACGTGATCACCGTTCTCGAAGGAGACGCGCTGTCCACACTTGCCGGCCTGGACGGACCCGTTGATTTCGTCCTGCTCGACGGGTGGAAGGATCTCTACCTGCCGGTGATCGAGCTGCTCGAACCGCGCCTGTCGACGGGCGCGTTGGTGGTCGCCGACAACACCAATGCCCCGGACTCCCAGCCTTACCTCAACCGGGTGCGCAATCCCGACAACGGCTATGTGAGCTTCAATTTTTCGGTTCGGGAGCGCGACAGCATGGAAATCAGCTGCCGCGCAAGCAACTGA
- a CDS encoding SDR family NAD(P)-dependent oxidoreductase produces the protein MTGDLLSLDGRIVVVSGAAGGGIGTTVTRMVAQVGATVVAVSRGQDNLDRHLGSLLAEGLSIVPVVADASTDEGVSATLDAVRRADGELHGLVNVAGGADPSTWMPSTRVTRGDWRELFTRNLETMFFMSQAVAAELKRRGRPGSIVSISSISGVNTAPFHIAYGTAKSAITAATRTMALELAGHDIRVNAVAPGVTKTPASGTYVDEDPERDRRAVAMGRRGRPEEIAGAVLFLLSDLSSYITGQTLLVDGGLSLKWGHLGADNTSLFLKDETFRAAIKRGDDVRK, from the coding sequence ATGACCGGAGACCTTCTCAGCCTTGACGGGCGCATCGTCGTGGTCTCCGGCGCCGCGGGCGGCGGCATCGGCACAACCGTCACGCGCATGGTCGCTCAGGTGGGCGCGACCGTGGTGGCGGTGAGCCGCGGTCAGGACAATCTGGACCGGCACCTCGGATCCCTGCTGGCCGAGGGGCTCTCGATCGTGCCCGTCGTGGCCGATGCCTCCACCGATGAGGGCGTGAGTGCCACCCTCGACGCAGTGCGGCGCGCCGACGGTGAATTGCACGGCCTGGTCAACGTCGCCGGTGGCGCGGATCCCTCGACGTGGATGCCGTCGACCCGGGTGACGCGCGGCGACTGGCGCGAACTGTTCACCCGCAATCTGGAGACGATGTTCTTCATGAGCCAGGCCGTGGCCGCGGAACTGAAGCGGCGCGGGCGTCCGGGCTCGATCGTTTCCATCTCGTCGATCAGCGGGGTGAACACCGCGCCTTTCCACATCGCCTATGGCACAGCCAAATCCGCTATCACGGCGGCAACCCGCACCATGGCGCTCGAACTGGCGGGGCACGATATCCGGGTCAACGCCGTGGCCCCCGGGGTGACCAAGACACCGGCGTCGGGCACCTACGTCGACGAAGATCCGGAGCGTGACCGTCGCGCCGTCGCGATGGGACGCCGCGGCCGCCCGGAGGAGATCGCCGGCGCCGTTCTCTTTTTGCTGTCGGACCTGTCGAGCTACATCACCGGACAGACCTTGCTGGTGGACGGGGGCCTGAGCCTGAAATGGGGGCATCTGGGCGCCGACAACACCTCGTTGTTCCTCAAGGACGAGACCTTCCGTGCCGCCATCAAGCGTGGGGATGATGTCAGAAAGTGA
- a CDS encoding CaiB/BaiF CoA transferase family protein, producing MVSSGPLAGVRVVDLTAMVMGPYCTQIMADMGADVIKVEPPQGDDTRYISVGPVRGMGGVFVNVNRGKRGITVDLQSESGKSVLRALIERADVFIHSMRSKAVARLGFSYDEVAAINPAIVYTNCYGYSRRGPNGDLPAYDDTIQAACGLPFVQEQLTGEPNYVGTILADKVAGLTALYATMMALFHRERTGEGQEVEVGMFETMASFMLVEHANGAMFDPPLGPAVYPRTVAPNRRPYRTSDGHIAALIYNDKHWAAFMEAVRPPWASDLYATLERRARQIDTVYALLAETLAQRTTREWLELFRELEIPAASLSSPATLFGDDHLNAVGFFETVDTPHGPVRFPGVPTWFSRTPGRVAGPAPELGADTEEVLEELGLATADVQSGGPI from the coding sequence ATGGTTAGCTCGGGCCCGCTGGCCGGCGTGCGCGTCGTCGACCTCACCGCGATGGTGATGGGACCCTACTGCACCCAGATCATGGCCGACATGGGTGCCGACGTGATCAAGGTCGAGCCCCCGCAAGGCGATGACACCCGCTACATCTCGGTCGGGCCGGTCCGGGGCATGGGCGGTGTCTTCGTCAACGTCAACCGCGGCAAGCGCGGTATCACCGTCGACCTGCAGTCCGAGTCGGGCAAGTCCGTCCTGCGGGCGCTCATCGAACGGGCCGACGTCTTCATTCACTCGATGCGGTCCAAAGCCGTTGCGCGGCTTGGCTTCAGCTACGACGAGGTGGCGGCGATCAACCCCGCCATCGTCTACACCAACTGCTACGGGTACAGCCGGCGCGGACCGAACGGGGACCTGCCCGCCTATGACGACACGATCCAGGCGGCCTGCGGGTTGCCGTTCGTTCAGGAGCAGCTGACCGGTGAGCCCAACTATGTGGGCACCATACTGGCCGACAAGGTCGCCGGTCTCACCGCGCTCTACGCCACCATGATGGCGTTGTTCCACCGCGAGCGCACCGGTGAAGGTCAAGAGGTGGAAGTCGGCATGTTCGAGACGATGGCGTCGTTCATGCTGGTCGAACACGCTAATGGCGCCATGTTCGATCCGCCGCTGGGCCCCGCGGTCTACCCGCGCACCGTGGCTCCCAACCGCCGGCCGTACCGCACCAGCGATGGCCACATCGCTGCGCTGATCTACAACGACAAGCATTGGGCCGCGTTCATGGAGGCCGTGCGGCCCCCGTGGGCCAGCGATCTGTACGCCACGCTCGAGCGGCGGGCGCGTCAGATCGACACCGTGTACGCGCTGCTGGCCGAGACGCTCGCGCAGCGAACGACCCGGGAGTGGCTGGAACTGTTCCGCGAACTGGAAATACCGGCCGCGTCGCTGTCCAGTCCGGCGACGTTGTTCGGCGACGATCACCTGAACGCCGTCGGCTTTTTCGAGACGGTGGACACCCCCCACGGCCCGGTGCGGTTCCCGGGCGTGCCGACCTGGTTTTCCCGGACGCCGGGTCGGGTCGCCGGTCCCGCCCCGGAGCTGGGCGCCGATACCGAGGAGGTGCTCGAAGAGCTCGGGCTGGCTACCGCCGATGTCCAATCGGGCGGCCCGATTTAG
- a CDS encoding acyltransferase family protein, giving the protein MRRVGRLAIWDQPERRGGIPALDGLRAIAVALVLVGHGGIPGVDGGFIGVDVFFVLSGFLITSLLLDELGRTGRISLTGFWIRRARRLLPALVLMVLTVAAARELLPYQALTGLRNDALAAFLWVANWRFVAQKTDYFTQGAPPSPLQHTWSLGVEEQYYFVWPVLLIGLTLLLAARARRYFRRATVGGVRFATFVIATVGALASAAVAIALASDTTRDRIYFGTDTRAQALLIGSAAAALLVRDWPSLNRGWCLIGTRWGRRVARFLPLVGVAGLAAATHYATGSAGEFRRGLLIGVAAAAVVVVAPVAMEQRGAVARILALRPLVWLGTISYGVYLWHWPIFLALNGERTGWSGLPLFAARCGATVALAAASWWLIEQPIRRWRPARVPLLPLAAATVASAAAVTLFVVPVGTGPGLREPGLPPGVSAVAAVSPSPPGGSRPAGPRDPSRPFTVSVFGDSIGWTWMHYLPPTPGFAFLDHTVIGCSLVRGTPYRYIGQTLEQRPECDTWPIRWSTQIARDQPDVALLIIGRWETVDRVNEGQWTHIGDPTFDAYLNGELQRALNILSSNGVRVVVATVPYSRGGEKPAGRLYPEDQPDRVNLWNTMLRKTVAQHPNVAVLDLNKKLCPDGVYTVKVDGIKVRSDGVHLTPEGVKWLTPWLEESLR; this is encoded by the coding sequence GTGCGCCGCGTCGGCCGGCTGGCGATCTGGGACCAACCCGAGCGGCGCGGTGGCATTCCCGCCCTGGACGGGCTTCGTGCGATAGCGGTTGCGCTGGTGCTCGTCGGGCACGGCGGCATCCCCGGTGTGGACGGCGGCTTCATCGGCGTCGACGTCTTCTTCGTCCTCAGCGGATTCCTGATCACGTCGCTGCTCCTGGACGAGCTGGGGCGCACCGGTCGTATCAGCCTGACCGGCTTCTGGATTCGGCGGGCGCGGCGGCTGCTGCCGGCGTTGGTGTTGATGGTGCTCACCGTGGCCGCGGCCCGCGAACTTCTTCCCTACCAGGCCCTCACCGGGTTGCGGAACGACGCGCTCGCGGCATTCCTGTGGGTGGCGAACTGGCGGTTCGTGGCGCAGAAGACCGACTATTTCACCCAGGGCGCGCCACCGTCGCCGCTGCAGCACACTTGGTCGCTCGGGGTGGAGGAACAGTACTACTTCGTCTGGCCGGTCCTGCTGATCGGGCTGACCCTGTTGCTGGCCGCGCGGGCGCGGCGCTACTTCAGGCGGGCCACGGTGGGTGGGGTGCGGTTCGCCACGTTCGTGATCGCCACCGTCGGCGCGCTGGCGTCCGCCGCGGTCGCCATCGCCCTGGCGTCCGACACCACGCGTGACCGCATATATTTCGGCACCGACACCCGCGCGCAGGCGTTGTTGATCGGCTCCGCGGCGGCGGCTCTGCTCGTGAGGGATTGGCCGTCGCTGAACCGCGGCTGGTGCCTGATCGGGACGCGGTGGGGACGGCGGGTCGCCCGCTTCCTGCCGCTCGTGGGTGTGGCGGGGTTGGCGGCGGCGACTCACTACGCAACGGGCAGTGCCGGAGAGTTTCGCCGTGGCCTGCTGATCGGGGTCGCGGCCGCGGCCGTCGTCGTGGTCGCCCCGGTGGCAATGGAGCAGCGCGGAGCGGTCGCCCGCATCCTGGCCCTGCGTCCGCTGGTGTGGCTCGGCACCATCTCCTACGGCGTCTACTTGTGGCATTGGCCAATCTTCTTGGCCCTCAACGGTGAACGCACCGGATGGTCCGGGCTGCCGCTGTTCGCCGCGCGGTGTGGCGCCACGGTGGCATTGGCCGCCGCTTCATGGTGGCTGATCGAACAACCCATCCGGCGCTGGCGGCCGGCGCGGGTGCCGCTGTTGCCGCTGGCGGCGGCCACCGTGGCCAGCGCCGCGGCGGTGACGTTGTTCGTGGTTCCGGTGGGAACCGGGCCCGGCTTGCGTGAGCCCGGCCTGCCGCCCGGAGTCTCGGCGGTCGCCGCGGTCTCGCCGTCGCCGCCGGGCGGGAGCCGTCCCGCCGGGCCACGAGATCCCAGTCGGCCGTTCACCGTTTCGGTGTTCGGCGATTCGATCGGGTGGACATGGATGCACTACCTTCCGCCGACACCCGGGTTCGCGTTCCTTGACCACACGGTCATCGGCTGCAGCCTGGTGCGCGGTACGCCGTATCGGTATATCGGTCAAACCCTCGAGCAGCGGCCAGAATGCGACACCTGGCCAATCAGGTGGTCGACGCAGATCGCCCGGGACCAGCCGGACGTCGCGTTGCTGATCATCGGCCGCTGGGAGACGGTCGACCGCGTCAACGAGGGTCAATGGACTCATATCGGCGATCCGACCTTCGACGCGTATCTCAACGGCGAGTTGCAGCGAGCGCTGAACATCCTGAGCTCCAACGGCGTTCGCGTGGTGGTGGCCACCGTGCCCTACAGCCGGGGCGGCGAAAAGCCGGCCGGTCGCTTGTATCCGGAGGACCAGCCGGATCGGGTCAACCTGTGGAACACCATGCTGCGCAAGACCGTTGCCCAGCACCCGAATGTCGCGGTCCTCGACCTGAACAAAAAGCTATGTCCCGATGGCGTTTACACCGTCAAGGTCGACGGTATCAAGGTGCGCAGTGACGGCGTCCACCTCACCCCGGAAGGGGTGAAATGGCTGACCCCGTGGCTCGAGGAGTCGCTGAGGTAG
- a CDS encoding flavin-containing monooxygenase produces the protein MTNPECPPTETPDDVDLEALRAKYRQERDKRLRPEGSKQYVELVDDFAGYYETDPHSPPLVRDPISADIDVAVIGGGFGGLLCGAYLKKAGVEDVRIIELGGDFGGVWYWNRYPGIQCDNESYCYIPLLEELSFIPSKKFADGPEIYDHCRRIGKHYGLYDSAIFSTQVRELHWDQAIKRWRVCTDRGDDIRARFVVMASGPFHRPKLPGILGIREFKGHSFHSSRWDYGYTGGDVSGGLGKLADKRVAVVGTGATAIQIVPFLGRYAKHLYVFQRTPSSVGARNNVPTDPEWVKSLRPGWQKERQRNFHAWTFEGMALGQPDYVCDFWTELGRNTAARVMTLDDPASITPEQFMAIREEEDYKVMERLRRRVESIVEDPETAEGLKPYYRFLCKRPCTNDDYLQTFNRPNVTLVDVSSTKGVERATANGLVANGIEYELDCIIYASGFEITTEISRRYSIDTIEGRDGQSLFDHWRDGYRTLHGMTSRGFPNQFFTGFTQVGISANIAANYELQGEHIAYIISQALARGAVTVEPTQAAQDEWCTTIRETAIDNSQFDLECTPGYYNNEGGGAGAKEGEGIRSHLGEPYGPGFYAFAELLAEWRDKGDLAGLALGS, from the coding sequence ATGACGAACCCGGAGTGCCCGCCGACCGAGACGCCGGACGATGTCGATCTCGAGGCGCTGCGCGCAAAGTACCGCCAGGAGCGCGACAAACGGTTGCGCCCCGAAGGGTCCAAGCAGTACGTCGAACTCGTCGACGACTTCGCCGGCTACTACGAGACCGACCCGCATTCGCCACCGTTGGTCCGCGACCCGATATCGGCGGACATCGACGTCGCCGTGATCGGCGGCGGCTTCGGCGGCCTGCTGTGCGGCGCCTACCTGAAGAAGGCCGGAGTCGAGGACGTCCGAATCATCGAGCTGGGAGGCGACTTCGGCGGCGTGTGGTATTGGAACCGTTACCCGGGCATCCAGTGCGACAACGAATCCTACTGCTACATACCGCTACTCGAAGAGCTCAGCTTCATTCCGTCGAAGAAGTTCGCCGACGGCCCCGAAATCTATGACCATTGCCGGCGCATCGGAAAGCATTACGGCCTCTACGATTCCGCGATCTTCTCCACCCAGGTCCGCGAGCTGCACTGGGACCAGGCGATCAAGCGCTGGCGGGTCTGCACGGACCGTGGCGACGATATCCGGGCGCGGTTCGTGGTGATGGCGTCCGGGCCCTTTCACCGGCCGAAGCTGCCGGGGATCCTGGGCATCAGGGAGTTCAAGGGGCACAGCTTTCACTCGTCACGCTGGGACTACGGATACACCGGCGGGGACGTTTCCGGCGGGCTGGGCAAGCTCGCCGACAAGCGCGTCGCGGTCGTGGGCACCGGGGCGACCGCCATCCAGATCGTTCCGTTCCTGGGCCGGTATGCCAAGCACCTCTACGTCTTTCAGCGAACCCCCTCGTCCGTCGGCGCCCGCAACAACGTACCGACCGATCCCGAGTGGGTGAAATCGTTACGGCCCGGCTGGCAGAAGGAGCGGCAGCGCAATTTCCACGCTTGGACGTTCGAGGGAATGGCGCTGGGCCAACCCGACTACGTCTGCGACTTCTGGACCGAACTCGGTCGCAACACCGCCGCGCGGGTCATGACTTTGGACGATCCGGCGTCGATAACCCCCGAGCAGTTCATGGCCATCCGCGAGGAAGAGGATTACAAGGTCATGGAGCGCCTGCGCCGCCGGGTCGAGAGCATTGTCGAGGACCCCGAGACGGCCGAGGGGCTCAAGCCCTATTACCGGTTCCTGTGTAAGAGACCCTGCACCAACGACGACTACCTGCAGACCTTCAACCGCCCCAACGTGACGTTGGTCGACGTGTCGTCGACGAAGGGCGTTGAGCGGGCGACGGCAAACGGCTTGGTTGCCAACGGCATCGAGTACGAACTCGACTGCATCATCTACGCCAGCGGGTTCGAGATCACCACCGAGATCAGCCGCCGGTACTCCATCGACACGATCGAAGGCCGGGACGGCCAGTCGCTCTTCGACCATTGGCGCGACGGCTACAGAACGCTTCACGGAATGACCAGCCGCGGCTTCCCCAACCAGTTCTTCACCGGCTTCACCCAGGTCGGCATCTCGGCCAACATCGCGGCCAACTACGAACTGCAGGGCGAGCACATCGCCTACATCATCTCCCAAGCGCTGGCGCGCGGCGCGGTCACCGTCGAACCCACCCAAGCGGCCCAAGACGAATGGTGCACGACGATCCGCGAAACCGCGATCGACAACAGTCAGTTCGATTTGGAATGCACGCCAGGCTATTACAACAACGAGGGCGGTGGTGCCGGCGCCAAGGAGGGTGAGGGCATCCGCTCGCACCTGGGTGAACCGTACGGCCCGGGTTTCTACGCCTTCGCCGAACTGCTGGCCGAGTGGCGTGACAAGGGTGATCTCGCCGGCCTCGCGCTGGGATCATGA
- a CDS encoding aromatic ring-hydroxylating oxygenase subunit alpha, producing the protein MDAADELTEPVTFPVEAYVSEDYLRAERDRLWRKVWQQVGRVEDLPKAGSYLTYDVLDDSVIVARTGPDTFKAYHNVCMHRGRRLVDIPEGAKSACGHRKSFVCGFHGWTYDQDGNCIHIPERADWRGALTPENTHLATVNVDTWGGWIWINMDPACEPLRDYLEPAATMLDPFRLQDMRCKWRKWLHFECNWKVAMEAFNETYHVATTHPQFNKFGNFRGWAMAQGRHSNIGYDAPKDLEETKSKIRLGTGADPRISTAEMQTYTLEETNATTTQTLVNAARRLVDELPEDAAAGQVLEHWLSSARRDDAARGVIWPAIDPEHLAKSGTAWQIFPNFQIGQGLTTALCYSARPDGYDPDKCIFEASCYELYPKGEEPQTEWVYAPPDDPNWRSVLPQDFSNMAAVQQGMKSLGFRGPKPNPYMERSTANLHRNLAKYMGTGAPRQLATEMER; encoded by the coding sequence ATGGACGCGGCTGACGAACTGACCGAGCCGGTCACGTTCCCGGTGGAAGCCTATGTCTCCGAGGACTATCTGCGCGCCGAACGCGACAGGCTATGGCGGAAGGTGTGGCAGCAAGTCGGGCGCGTCGAAGATCTCCCCAAGGCGGGCAGCTACCTCACCTACGACGTTCTCGACGATTCCGTCATCGTGGCGCGGACGGGCCCGGACACCTTCAAGGCGTACCACAACGTGTGCATGCACCGGGGCCGCCGGTTGGTGGACATTCCGGAGGGCGCCAAAAGCGCTTGCGGCCATAGGAAGTCGTTCGTCTGCGGATTTCACGGCTGGACCTACGATCAGGACGGCAACTGCATCCACATACCCGAGCGGGCCGACTGGCGGGGCGCTCTGACGCCGGAGAACACCCACCTGGCGACGGTCAATGTCGACACCTGGGGCGGCTGGATCTGGATCAACATGGACCCGGCCTGCGAGCCGCTGCGTGACTACCTCGAGCCCGCCGCCACCATGCTCGATCCCTTCCGGCTGCAGGACATGCGCTGCAAATGGCGCAAGTGGCTGCATTTCGAGTGCAACTGGAAGGTCGCGATGGAGGCGTTCAACGAGACCTACCACGTCGCCACCACGCACCCGCAGTTCAACAAATTCGGCAACTTTCGCGGCTGGGCCATGGCGCAGGGAAGACACAGCAACATCGGCTACGACGCGCCCAAGGACCTGGAAGAAACAAAATCGAAGATCCGGCTCGGCACCGGGGCCGACCCCCGCATCTCGACGGCCGAGATGCAGACCTACACGTTGGAGGAAACCAACGCCACCACCACGCAGACGCTGGTGAACGCGGCGCGGCGGCTGGTCGACGAATTGCCCGAAGACGCGGCCGCCGGCCAGGTGCTGGAGCACTGGCTGTCCTCGGCGCGGCGAGACGATGCCGCGCGCGGCGTGATCTGGCCGGCGATCGACCCCGAGCATCTGGCCAAGAGCGGCACCGCGTGGCAGATCTTTCCGAACTTCCAAATCGGACAAGGCCTGACCACCGCGCTGTGCTATAGCGCCCGGCCCGACGGCTACGACCCCGACAAGTGCATTTTCGAGGCCTCGTGCTACGAGCTGTATCCCAAAGGTGAAGAGCCGCAGACGGAGTGGGTGTATGCGCCGCCGGACGATCCGAACTGGCGCAGCGTGCTGCCGCAGGACTTTTCCAACATGGCCGCCGTTCAGCAGGGCATGAAATCGTTGGGCTTCCGCGGCCCTAAGCCCAACCCCTACATGGAGCGCAGTACCGCAAACCTGCACCGTAACCTCGCCAAGTACATGGGGACTGGGGCGCCTCGACAATTAGCAACGGAGATGGAGCGATGA
- a CDS encoding LLM class flavin-dependent oxidoreductase has translation MKVNLGFGSHNSHDWERVLAGDFSHPPATPDADCVQATLAIADLAEPLGFDGIWMPEHCGTPYGMTPNPIQALSYFAGRTERISLGTFVVVAPWWHPVRLAHQIAYLDILSNGRYTTIGIGRGVSKGEFDAVGVPREESRQRFNETLDILQLALSGERFSYEGEIFTVPEMSLRPEPQSRDLFSRIYSSSSTAESLEILARRGMVPLFVGNKPIEDAGREVQQVNIFRKEEGLPPCQPKNVMFMYCTTGDPAKSEEWIWTANRDVTVHYGFADASNFKGVKGYEAYAAREASATAVLASSVTGDAKRSAPKTPGYHASNLLIGTPEEIFDRLTAAQKACSFSELTIVPQFGTMPHHEAMASTELFAKEVLPAVHKMDAPLHPAALPENALT, from the coding sequence ATGAAAGTCAATCTTGGGTTCGGATCGCACAACTCCCACGACTGGGAGCGCGTGCTGGCTGGAGATTTCAGCCACCCGCCCGCGACCCCCGACGCCGACTGCGTCCAAGCCACACTCGCGATTGCCGATCTGGCCGAACCGCTCGGATTCGACGGCATCTGGATGCCAGAGCACTGCGGGACACCGTATGGCATGACGCCCAACCCGATTCAGGCGTTGAGCTATTTCGCCGGACGTACCGAACGCATCAGCCTGGGCACCTTCGTCGTTGTCGCGCCGTGGTGGCATCCCGTCCGGCTGGCGCACCAGATCGCCTACCTCGACATCCTTTCCAACGGGCGATACACGACGATCGGGATCGGACGAGGTGTGTCGAAGGGCGAGTTCGATGCCGTCGGCGTTCCCCGCGAGGAGAGCAGGCAGCGCTTCAACGAAACCCTCGACATCCTTCAGTTGGCGCTATCCGGGGAGCGGTTCTCCTATGAAGGGGAGATCTTCACGGTGCCCGAGATGTCGCTGCGCCCCGAACCCCAGAGCCGTGACCTGTTCTCCCGCATCTACAGTTCATCGTCAACCGCCGAATCACTGGAGATCCTCGCCCGCCGTGGAATGGTCCCGCTGTTCGTCGGCAACAAGCCGATCGAGGACGCCGGACGAGAAGTGCAGCAGGTGAACATCTTCCGTAAGGAGGAAGGCCTGCCGCCCTGCCAACCGAAGAACGTGATGTTCATGTACTGCACCACCGGGGACCCCGCCAAGTCCGAGGAATGGATCTGGACCGCCAACCGGGACGTCACCGTGCACTACGGATTCGCTGACGCGTCAAACTTCAAGGGCGTCAAAGGTTACGAGGCCTACGCGGCGCGCGAGGCCAGCGCGACCGCCGTCCTTGCCTCGTCGGTCACCGGCGATGCCAAACGTTCGGCGCCCAAGACCCCGGGCTATCACGCGTCCAATCTGCTGATCGGGACGCCGGAGGAGATCTTCGACAGGCTGACCGCCGCCCAGAAGGCCTGTTCGTTTTCCGAGCTGACGATCGTCCCGCAGTTCGGCACCATGCCCCACCACGAGGCGATGGCGAGCACGGAGCTGTTCGCCAAAGAGGTGCTGCCCGCCGTGCACAAGATGGACGCGCCCCTGCACCCCGCGGCACTCCCGGAAAACGCGCTGACATGA